One region of Lathamus discolor isolate bLatDis1 chromosome 2, bLatDis1.hap1, whole genome shotgun sequence genomic DNA includes:
- the RMDN1 gene encoding regulator of microtubule dynamics protein 1 isoform X2: MAAVMEALVLARPFHRGPACLGRLLRRGAGGLTYGPRGRGPSRGAGDSEALRKSLQRGLVLSAGAFLVYEAHKLISAFAEVHASFKVEEVIEQADYLYGSGETEKLYRLLVQHKNSDDAELLWRLARASRDLGQLSSTSAEEKKQLAYGALEYAKRALEKNESNSAAHKWYGICLSDVGDFEGIKTKIGNAFVIKEHFQKAIELNPKDATTIHLIGIWCYTFAEMPWYQRKIAATLFASPPTSTFQEALRYFHMAEEADPNFYSKNLLFLGKTYLKLNNKKMALLWLSKAKEYPAHTEEDKQVQKEALELLNSM, encoded by the exons ATGGCCGCTGTCATGGAGGCGCTGGTGTTGGCGCGGCCCTTCCACCGCGgccctgcctgcctggggaGGCTGCTCCGGCGCGGGGCGGGAGGCCTGACGTACGgcccgcggggccgggggccCAGCCGCGGAGCCGGAGACAGCGAG GCGCTTAGAAAAAGCCTTCAGAGGGGGCTTGTGCTTTCAGCAGGGGCTTTTCTGGTTTATGAAGCTCACAAGCTGATTTCTGCCTTTGCTGAGGTTCATGCAAGCTTCAaag TGGAAGAAGTTATAGAGCAAGCAGACTACCTGTATGGGAGCGGAGAAACGGAAAAGCTGTATCGGTTGCTGGTTCAACATAAAAATAG TGATGACGCAGAGTTGTTATGGCGGCTGGCAAGGGCATCACGAGACCTAGGTCAGCTCAGCAGTACTTCTgcagaggagaagaaacaaCTGGCATATGGAGCCCTTGAGTATGCGAAAAGGGCActtgaaaaaaatgaatcaaATTCTGCGGCGCACAAG TGGTATGGAATCTGCCTCAGCGATGTTGGAGATTTCGAAGGAATTAAGACTAAAATTGGAAATGCCTTTGTTATCAAAGAGCACTTCCAG AAAGCCATCGAACTGAATCCAAAAGATGCTACAACAATTCATCTTATAGGCATTTG GTGTTACACCTTTGCTGAAATGCCATGGTACCAAAGAAAAATAGCTGCAACACTATTTGCCTCACCACCAACCTCCACATTTCAAGAG GCTCTTCGTTACTTCCACATGGCAGAGGAAG CTGACCCAAATTTTTACAGCAAAAATTTGCTCTTTTTGGGGAAGACTTACCTGAAGTTAAACAATAAAAAGATGGCTCTTCTGTGGCTAAGCAAAGCAAAGGAGTATCCTGCACACACAGAAGAGGACAAACAG GTACAGAAAGAAGCTTTGGAGTTGCTTAATTCTATGTAA
- the RMDN1 gene encoding regulator of microtubule dynamics protein 1 isoform X1: protein MAAVMEALVLARPFHRGPACLGRLLRRGAGGLTYGPRGRGPSRGAGDSEVAALLFGALRKSLQRGLVLSAGAFLVYEAHKLISAFAEVHASFKVEEVIEQADYLYGSGETEKLYRLLVQHKNSDDAELLWRLARASRDLGQLSSTSAEEKKQLAYGALEYAKRALEKNESNSAAHKWYGICLSDVGDFEGIKTKIGNAFVIKEHFQKAIELNPKDATTIHLIGIWCYTFAEMPWYQRKIAATLFASPPTSTFQEALRYFHMAEEADPNFYSKNLLFLGKTYLKLNNKKMALLWLSKAKEYPAHTEEDKQVQKEALELLNSM, encoded by the exons ATGGCCGCTGTCATGGAGGCGCTGGTGTTGGCGCGGCCCTTCCACCGCGgccctgcctgcctggggaGGCTGCTCCGGCGCGGGGCGGGAGGCCTGACGTACGgcccgcggggccgggggccCAGCCGCGGAGCCGGAGACAGCGAGGTAGCCGCGTTGTTGTTCGGG GCGCTTAGAAAAAGCCTTCAGAGGGGGCTTGTGCTTTCAGCAGGGGCTTTTCTGGTTTATGAAGCTCACAAGCTGATTTCTGCCTTTGCTGAGGTTCATGCAAGCTTCAaag TGGAAGAAGTTATAGAGCAAGCAGACTACCTGTATGGGAGCGGAGAAACGGAAAAGCTGTATCGGTTGCTGGTTCAACATAAAAATAG TGATGACGCAGAGTTGTTATGGCGGCTGGCAAGGGCATCACGAGACCTAGGTCAGCTCAGCAGTACTTCTgcagaggagaagaaacaaCTGGCATATGGAGCCCTTGAGTATGCGAAAAGGGCActtgaaaaaaatgaatcaaATTCTGCGGCGCACAAG TGGTATGGAATCTGCCTCAGCGATGTTGGAGATTTCGAAGGAATTAAGACTAAAATTGGAAATGCCTTTGTTATCAAAGAGCACTTCCAG AAAGCCATCGAACTGAATCCAAAAGATGCTACAACAATTCATCTTATAGGCATTTG GTGTTACACCTTTGCTGAAATGCCATGGTACCAAAGAAAAATAGCTGCAACACTATTTGCCTCACCACCAACCTCCACATTTCAAGAG GCTCTTCGTTACTTCCACATGGCAGAGGAAG CTGACCCAAATTTTTACAGCAAAAATTTGCTCTTTTTGGGGAAGACTTACCTGAAGTTAAACAATAAAAAGATGGCTCTTCTGTGGCTAAGCAAAGCAAAGGAGTATCCTGCACACACAGAAGAGGACAAACAG GTACAGAAAGAAGCTTTGGAGTTGCTTAATTCTATGTAA